A region from the Tigriopus californicus strain San Diego chromosome 9, Tcal_SD_v2.1, whole genome shotgun sequence genome encodes:
- the LOC131886452 gene encoding calcium/calmodulin-dependent protein kinase kinase-like isoform X3, translated as MKRNTSSSQVTIILTAASPPNMGRYLAPRCDVERPSVKFYIEESDYDSNEGEEDKDLDLVTSNGNFWERRSAFDDADDSHDVIQSRSDAIKPNIDLRNKAPELRDADRRSRPNHVEQQQPQQLKPAPQCRASATLPHKGPDRLANNERGSLSGPSKAQSTSSVSSISGIGGESTAIGTMASSQESIRQLQKGTSNERTAGNFAQTSKTSTLSNFASVIESTKTLSINDERQRSPTKTPQPLGFVPTPGRNRAHPGANAPSIPSPDDEDMVKINPRKVPIPAKCSSQLRRLIHSHSLCQPPVPNPAPPPPAQSLVPMPHSPSLPGKRANDAIRPIFPQLPYSPYASPNSSPRVKRKPLRETTRVNSITESTGEFVQLNQYKLHESLGQGSYGIVKLAYNKEDNSHYAMKILSKKKLKRQGGLFSRGIPNRKAPGGGSRKMAEGPLQKVYREIAIMKKLDHPNVVKLVEVLDDPEDENLYMVFEFLKGGEVLEIPTDRPLDEKAAWLALRDVISGLEYLHYQKIIHRDVKPSNLLRTTDGVVKIADLGVSNEFNGQDDAFLTNSAGTPAFTPPESLSHKPGDDPYSGRRADIWSLGVTLYCLVIGKVPFHDNNILGVHHKIKTQPLSFPENCDISPELKDLVGKMLKKDPNERASLQEIKVHDWVTGFGLYPLPTEEENCELVEITDMDVDNSVRTVPKLDTLILVKSMLKNHSFLNPFHNLRTRLGVNGRSNSAPEVTFFDDRKLEVTMPMVSEEKHDPSET; from the exons ATGAAGAGAAATACCAGTTCCAGTCAAGTGACCATTATTTTGACGGCTGCCTCGCCACCCAACATGGGGCGGTATTTAGCCCCAAGGTGTGACGTTGAGCGGCCCTCAGTGAAGTTTTACATCGAGGAGAGTGACTATGATTCAAATGAGGGGGAGGAGGATAAGGATCTGGATCTGGTCACTTCCAATGGCAATTTTTGGGAACG ACGAAGTGCCtttgatgatgctgatgatagTCATGATGTAATCCAGAGTCGGTCGGATGCTATCAAGCCAAATATTGACCTTCGGAATAAAGCTCCCGAGCTCCGTGATGCGGATCGTCGCTCGAGACCCAATCATGtggagcaacaacaaccacaacaactgAAGCCAGCTCCACAATGTAGAGCTTCAGCAACTCTGCCACATAAAG gaCCTGACCGTCTGGCAAATAATGAGCGGGGGTCCCTCTCCGGTCCTTCAAAAGCACAATCCACCTCATCAGTGTCGTCCATTAGTGGAATTGGTGGCGAGAGCACAGCAATTGGAACCATGGCATCGTCACAAGAATCGATCAGGCAACTCCAGAAAGGAACCTCGAACGAGAGGACCGCTGGCAATTTCGCTCAAACCTCAAAAACCTCGACACTCTCGAATTTCGCTTCGGTCATTGAGAGCACAAAAACCTTGAGCATAAACGATGAGCGTCAACGGAGTCCCACCAAGACGCCCCAGCCTTTAGGGTTCGTTCCCACTCCGGGTCGCAATCGGGCCCATCCCGGTGCCAACGCTCCATCCATCCCCTCCCCTGACGACGAGGACATGGTCAAGATCAATCCCAGAAAAGTGCCAATCCCTGCGAAATGCTCCTCTCAACTTCGACGCCTTATTCACTCACACAGCTTATGTCAGCCGCCCGTTCCCAATCCCGCTCCACCTCCTCCGGCTCAATCCCTCGTTCCCATGCCCCACAGTCCCAGTTTACCTGGGAAGCGAGCGAACGACGCGATTCGGCCCATTTTCCCACAGTTGCCTTATTCTCCGTACGCGAGTCCGAATTCCTCGCCCCGCGTCAAGCGTAAACCCCTTCGTGAAACCACTCGGGTCAATTCCATCACGGAGTCCACCGGAGAGTTTGTGCAACTCAATCAGTACAAACTTCACGAGTCTCTTGGTCAAGGTTCTTACGGTATTGTCAAGTTGGCCTACAACAAAGAGGACAACTCGCACTATGCCATGAAGATTCTGTCCAAAAAGAAGCTGAAGCGCCAAGGAGGACTCTTTTCCCGTGGCATTCCCAATCGGAAAGCTCCGGGAGGCGGCTCAAGGAAGATGGCTGAGGGCCCCTTGCAGAAAGTGTATCGGGAGATTGCCATCATGAAGAAGCTGGATCACCCCAACGTGGTCAAACTGGTGGAAGTGTTGGATGATCCCGAGGACGAGAATCTATATATGG tGTTTGAGTTTCTCAAGGGTGGTGAAGTGCTGGAAATACCGACCGATCGACCCTTGGATGAAAAAGCCGCTTGGTTAGCTCTCAGAGATGTGATATCTGGTCTGGAGTATCTTCATTATCAGAAAATTATTCACCGTGATGTTAAACCCAGTAATCTGCTGCGAACCACAGATGGAGTGGTCAAAATTGCAGATTTAGGAGTTAGCAATGAGTTCAATGGACAAGATGATGCGTTCCTGACGAATTCTGCCGGCACACCGGCTTTTACGCCTCCGGAAAGCTTATCCCATAAGCCCGGAGATGATCCATATTCGGGAAGG aGGGCTGATATTTGGTCTTTGGGAGTGACTTTGTATTGTCTGGTGATTGGAAAGGTCCCATTCCACGACAATAACATTCTTGGTGTTCATCACAAAATCAAAACGCAGCCCCTCTCGTTCCCCGAGAACTGCGACATTTCGCCAGAACTGAAGGACCTAGTTgggaaaatgctcaaaaaagaTCCCAATGAAAGAGCTAGTCTCCAAGAAATAAAG GTCCATGATTGGGTCACTGGCTTTGGGCTCTATCCTTTGCCCACAGAGGAAGAGAATTGCGAGTTGGTCGAAATCACGGACATGGATGTGGACAATTCAGTGCGAACCGTACCTAAACTGGACACATTGATCTTGGTCAAATCCATGCTAAAgaatcattcattcttgaatCCCTTTCACAATTTGCGAACTCGCTTGGGTGTCAATGGAAGATCCAATTCGGCGCCCGAGGTCACTTTCTTCGACGATAG GAAACTAGAGGTCACCATGCCAATGGTATCGGAAGAAAAACACGATCCAAGTGAGACTTAA
- the LOC131886452 gene encoding serine/threonine-protein kinase PAK 1-like isoform X1, whose amino-acid sequence MTKVCCVPEKDCDSFAFEFGMQPNIPSTFNIHFHSGEWREKATSSFGNVETTLTRLANRFKQILKFDSQDDDGEMEERLPGRAHAMVTSSNPSIHKPWKPKWKQKGQDELGRNPQPSPYPTCLFTLNSSSYEDEKSSLSFSQTSFSSSTSSSSSWSSSSYEEPGSFPSSNSSSTETPPCNLHQKRSIRAPRIGQLPRRSAFDDADDSHDVIQSRSDAIKPNIDLRNKAPELRDADRRSRPNHVEQQQPQQLKPAPQCRASATLPHKGPDRLANNERGSLSGPSKAQSTSSVSSISGIGGESTAIGTMASSQESIRQLQKGTSNERTAGNFAQTSKTSTLSNFASVIESTKTLSINDERQRSPTKTPQPLGFVPTPGRNRAHPGANAPSIPSPDDEDMVKINPRKVPIPAKCSSQLRRLIHSHSLCQPPVPNPAPPPPAQSLVPMPHSPSLPGKRANDAIRPIFPQLPYSPYASPNSSPRVKRKPLRETTRVNSITESTGEFVQLNQYKLHESLGQGSYGIVKLAYNKEDNSHYAMKILSKKKLKRQGGLFSRGIPNRKAPGGGSRKMAEGPLQKVYREIAIMKKLDHPNVVKLVEVLDDPEDENLYMVFEFLKGGEVLEIPTDRPLDEKAAWLALRDVISGLEYLHYQKIIHRDVKPSNLLRTTDGVVKIADLGVSNEFNGQDDAFLTNSAGTPAFTPPESLSHKPGDDPYSGRRADIWSLGVTLYCLVIGKVPFHDNNILGVHHKIKTQPLSFPENCDISPELKDLVGKMLKKDPNERASLQEIKVHDWVTGFGLYPLPTEEENCELVEITDMDVDNSVRTVPKLDTLILVKSMLKNHSFLNPFHNLRTRLGVNGRSNSAPEVTFFDDRKLEVTMPMVSEEKHDPSET is encoded by the exons ATGACAAAGGTGTGTTGTGTACCTGAAAAAGATTGTGACTCCTTtgcctttgaatttggaatgCAGCCCAATATCCCGTCAACTTTCAACATTCATTTCCATTCCGGGGAATGGCGTGAAAAGG CCACAAGCTCCTTTGGGAATGTGGAGACGACGCTAACTCGCTTAGCCAATAGGTTcaagcaaatcttgaaatTCGATTCCCAAGATGATGACGGTGAGATGGAAGAGAGACTGCCAGGGCGGGCCCATGCAATGGTCACTTCCTCCAACCCCTCCATCCACAAACCTTGGAAGCCCAAGTGGAAACAAAAGGGACAAGACGAATTGGGCCGCAATCCCCAGCCCTCCCCTTACCCAACGTGCTTGTTCACTCTCAATTCTTCCTCGTACGAAGATGAAAAGTCCTCGCTGTCTTTTTCTCAAACCTCGTTTTCCTCCTCCACTTCGTCCTCCTCATCTTGGTCCTCATCTTCCTACGAAGAACCAG GATCGTTCCCCTCATCCAACTCTTCGTCCACCGAGACCCCTCCGTGTAATCTTCATCAAAAGCGATCCATACGGGCTCCTCGCATCGGACAACTCCCAAG ACGAAGTGCCtttgatgatgctgatgatagTCATGATGTAATCCAGAGTCGGTCGGATGCTATCAAGCCAAATATTGACCTTCGGAATAAAGCTCCCGAGCTCCGTGATGCGGATCGTCGCTCGAGACCCAATCATGtggagcaacaacaaccacaacaactgAAGCCAGCTCCACAATGTAGAGCTTCAGCAACTCTGCCACATAAAG gaCCTGACCGTCTGGCAAATAATGAGCGGGGGTCCCTCTCCGGTCCTTCAAAAGCACAATCCACCTCATCAGTGTCGTCCATTAGTGGAATTGGTGGCGAGAGCACAGCAATTGGAACCATGGCATCGTCACAAGAATCGATCAGGCAACTCCAGAAAGGAACCTCGAACGAGAGGACCGCTGGCAATTTCGCTCAAACCTCAAAAACCTCGACACTCTCGAATTTCGCTTCGGTCATTGAGAGCACAAAAACCTTGAGCATAAACGATGAGCGTCAACGGAGTCCCACCAAGACGCCCCAGCCTTTAGGGTTCGTTCCCACTCCGGGTCGCAATCGGGCCCATCCCGGTGCCAACGCTCCATCCATCCCCTCCCCTGACGACGAGGACATGGTCAAGATCAATCCCAGAAAAGTGCCAATCCCTGCGAAATGCTCCTCTCAACTTCGACGCCTTATTCACTCACACAGCTTATGTCAGCCGCCCGTTCCCAATCCCGCTCCACCTCCTCCGGCTCAATCCCTCGTTCCCATGCCCCACAGTCCCAGTTTACCTGGGAAGCGAGCGAACGACGCGATTCGGCCCATTTTCCCACAGTTGCCTTATTCTCCGTACGCGAGTCCGAATTCCTCGCCCCGCGTCAAGCGTAAACCCCTTCGTGAAACCACTCGGGTCAATTCCATCACGGAGTCCACCGGAGAGTTTGTGCAACTCAATCAGTACAAACTTCACGAGTCTCTTGGTCAAGGTTCTTACGGTATTGTCAAGTTGGCCTACAACAAAGAGGACAACTCGCACTATGCCATGAAGATTCTGTCCAAAAAGAAGCTGAAGCGCCAAGGAGGACTCTTTTCCCGTGGCATTCCCAATCGGAAAGCTCCGGGAGGCGGCTCAAGGAAGATGGCTGAGGGCCCCTTGCAGAAAGTGTATCGGGAGATTGCCATCATGAAGAAGCTGGATCACCCCAACGTGGTCAAACTGGTGGAAGTGTTGGATGATCCCGAGGACGAGAATCTATATATGG tGTTTGAGTTTCTCAAGGGTGGTGAAGTGCTGGAAATACCGACCGATCGACCCTTGGATGAAAAAGCCGCTTGGTTAGCTCTCAGAGATGTGATATCTGGTCTGGAGTATCTTCATTATCAGAAAATTATTCACCGTGATGTTAAACCCAGTAATCTGCTGCGAACCACAGATGGAGTGGTCAAAATTGCAGATTTAGGAGTTAGCAATGAGTTCAATGGACAAGATGATGCGTTCCTGACGAATTCTGCCGGCACACCGGCTTTTACGCCTCCGGAAAGCTTATCCCATAAGCCCGGAGATGATCCATATTCGGGAAGG aGGGCTGATATTTGGTCTTTGGGAGTGACTTTGTATTGTCTGGTGATTGGAAAGGTCCCATTCCACGACAATAACATTCTTGGTGTTCATCACAAAATCAAAACGCAGCCCCTCTCGTTCCCCGAGAACTGCGACATTTCGCCAGAACTGAAGGACCTAGTTgggaaaatgctcaaaaaagaTCCCAATGAAAGAGCTAGTCTCCAAGAAATAAAG GTCCATGATTGGGTCACTGGCTTTGGGCTCTATCCTTTGCCCACAGAGGAAGAGAATTGCGAGTTGGTCGAAATCACGGACATGGATGTGGACAATTCAGTGCGAACCGTACCTAAACTGGACACATTGATCTTGGTCAAATCCATGCTAAAgaatcattcattcttgaatCCCTTTCACAATTTGCGAACTCGCTTGGGTGTCAATGGAAGATCCAATTCGGCGCCCGAGGTCACTTTCTTCGACGATAG GAAACTAGAGGTCACCATGCCAATGGTATCGGAAGAAAAACACGATCCAAGTGAGACTTAA
- the LOC131886452 gene encoding calcium/calmodulin-dependent protein kinase kinase-like isoform X4 encodes MHVLENQKKEAWKQPSHVGSFPSSNSSSTETPPCNLHQKRSIRAPRIGQLPRRSAFDDADDSHDVIQSRSDAIKPNIDLRNKAPELRDADRRSRPNHVEQQQPQQLKPAPQCRASATLPHKGPDRLANNERGSLSGPSKAQSTSSVSSISGIGGESTAIGTMASSQESIRQLQKGTSNERTAGNFAQTSKTSTLSNFASVIESTKTLSINDERQRSPTKTPQPLGFVPTPGRNRAHPGANAPSIPSPDDEDMVKINPRKVPIPAKCSSQLRRLIHSHSLCQPPVPNPAPPPPAQSLVPMPHSPSLPGKRANDAIRPIFPQLPYSPYASPNSSPRVKRKPLRETTRVNSITESTGEFVQLNQYKLHESLGQGSYGIVKLAYNKEDNSHYAMKILSKKKLKRQGGLFSRGIPNRKAPGGGSRKMAEGPLQKVYREIAIMKKLDHPNVVKLVEVLDDPEDENLYMVFEFLKGGEVLEIPTDRPLDEKAAWLALRDVISGLEYLHYQKIIHRDVKPSNLLRTTDGVVKIADLGVSNEFNGQDDAFLTNSAGTPAFTPPESLSHKPGDDPYSGRRADIWSLGVTLYCLVIGKVPFHDNNILGVHHKIKTQPLSFPENCDISPELKDLVGKMLKKDPNERASLQEIKVHDWVTGFGLYPLPTEEENCELVEITDMDVDNSVRTVPKLDTLILVKSMLKNHSFLNPFHNLRTRLGVNGRSNSAPEVTFFDDRKLEVTMPMVSEEKHDPSET; translated from the exons ATGCATGTGCTTGAAAATCAGAAGAAGGAGGCTTGGAAGCAACCTTCCCATGTTG GATCGTTCCCCTCATCCAACTCTTCGTCCACCGAGACCCCTCCGTGTAATCTTCATCAAAAGCGATCCATACGGGCTCCTCGCATCGGACAACTCCCAAG ACGAAGTGCCtttgatgatgctgatgatagTCATGATGTAATCCAGAGTCGGTCGGATGCTATCAAGCCAAATATTGACCTTCGGAATAAAGCTCCCGAGCTCCGTGATGCGGATCGTCGCTCGAGACCCAATCATGtggagcaacaacaaccacaacaactgAAGCCAGCTCCACAATGTAGAGCTTCAGCAACTCTGCCACATAAAG gaCCTGACCGTCTGGCAAATAATGAGCGGGGGTCCCTCTCCGGTCCTTCAAAAGCACAATCCACCTCATCAGTGTCGTCCATTAGTGGAATTGGTGGCGAGAGCACAGCAATTGGAACCATGGCATCGTCACAAGAATCGATCAGGCAACTCCAGAAAGGAACCTCGAACGAGAGGACCGCTGGCAATTTCGCTCAAACCTCAAAAACCTCGACACTCTCGAATTTCGCTTCGGTCATTGAGAGCACAAAAACCTTGAGCATAAACGATGAGCGTCAACGGAGTCCCACCAAGACGCCCCAGCCTTTAGGGTTCGTTCCCACTCCGGGTCGCAATCGGGCCCATCCCGGTGCCAACGCTCCATCCATCCCCTCCCCTGACGACGAGGACATGGTCAAGATCAATCCCAGAAAAGTGCCAATCCCTGCGAAATGCTCCTCTCAACTTCGACGCCTTATTCACTCACACAGCTTATGTCAGCCGCCCGTTCCCAATCCCGCTCCACCTCCTCCGGCTCAATCCCTCGTTCCCATGCCCCACAGTCCCAGTTTACCTGGGAAGCGAGCGAACGACGCGATTCGGCCCATTTTCCCACAGTTGCCTTATTCTCCGTACGCGAGTCCGAATTCCTCGCCCCGCGTCAAGCGTAAACCCCTTCGTGAAACCACTCGGGTCAATTCCATCACGGAGTCCACCGGAGAGTTTGTGCAACTCAATCAGTACAAACTTCACGAGTCTCTTGGTCAAGGTTCTTACGGTATTGTCAAGTTGGCCTACAACAAAGAGGACAACTCGCACTATGCCATGAAGATTCTGTCCAAAAAGAAGCTGAAGCGCCAAGGAGGACTCTTTTCCCGTGGCATTCCCAATCGGAAAGCTCCGGGAGGCGGCTCAAGGAAGATGGCTGAGGGCCCCTTGCAGAAAGTGTATCGGGAGATTGCCATCATGAAGAAGCTGGATCACCCCAACGTGGTCAAACTGGTGGAAGTGTTGGATGATCCCGAGGACGAGAATCTATATATGG tGTTTGAGTTTCTCAAGGGTGGTGAAGTGCTGGAAATACCGACCGATCGACCCTTGGATGAAAAAGCCGCTTGGTTAGCTCTCAGAGATGTGATATCTGGTCTGGAGTATCTTCATTATCAGAAAATTATTCACCGTGATGTTAAACCCAGTAATCTGCTGCGAACCACAGATGGAGTGGTCAAAATTGCAGATTTAGGAGTTAGCAATGAGTTCAATGGACAAGATGATGCGTTCCTGACGAATTCTGCCGGCACACCGGCTTTTACGCCTCCGGAAAGCTTATCCCATAAGCCCGGAGATGATCCATATTCGGGAAGG aGGGCTGATATTTGGTCTTTGGGAGTGACTTTGTATTGTCTGGTGATTGGAAAGGTCCCATTCCACGACAATAACATTCTTGGTGTTCATCACAAAATCAAAACGCAGCCCCTCTCGTTCCCCGAGAACTGCGACATTTCGCCAGAACTGAAGGACCTAGTTgggaaaatgctcaaaaaagaTCCCAATGAAAGAGCTAGTCTCCAAGAAATAAAG GTCCATGATTGGGTCACTGGCTTTGGGCTCTATCCTTTGCCCACAGAGGAAGAGAATTGCGAGTTGGTCGAAATCACGGACATGGATGTGGACAATTCAGTGCGAACCGTACCTAAACTGGACACATTGATCTTGGTCAAATCCATGCTAAAgaatcattcattcttgaatCCCTTTCACAATTTGCGAACTCGCTTGGGTGTCAATGGAAGATCCAATTCGGCGCCCGAGGTCACTTTCTTCGACGATAG GAAACTAGAGGTCACCATGCCAATGGTATCGGAAGAAAAACACGATCCAAGTGAGACTTAA
- the LOC131886452 gene encoding serine/threonine-protein kinase PAK 1-like isoform X2 has translation MTKVCCVPEKDCDSFAFEFGMQPNIPSTFNIHFHSGEWREKATSSFGNVETTLTRLANRFKQILKFDSQDDDGEMEERLPGRAHAMVTSSNPSIHKPWKPKWKQKGQDELGRNPQPSPYPTCLFTLNSSSYEDEKSSLSFSQTSFSSSTSSSSSWSSSSYEEPGSFPSSNSSSTETPPCNLHQKRSIRAPRIGQLPRRSAFDDADDSHDVIQSRSDAIKPNIDLRNKAPELRDADRRSRPNHVEQQQPQQLKPAPQCRASATLPHKGPDRLANNERGSLSGPSKAQSTSSVSSISGIGGESTAIGTMASSQESIRQLQKGTSNERTAGNFAQTSKTSTLSNFASVIESTKTLSINDERQRSPTKTPQPLGFVPTPGRNRAHPGANAPSIPSPDDEDMVKINPRKVPIPAKCSSQLRRLIHSHSLCQPPVPNPAPPPPAQSLVPMPHSPSLPGKRANDAIRPIFPQLPYSPYASPNSSPRVKRKPLRETTRVNSITESTGEFVQLNQYKLHESLGQGSYGIVKLAYNKEDNSHYAMKILSKKKLKRQGGLFSRGIPNRKAPGGGSRKMAEGPLQKVYREIAIMKKLDHPNVVKLVEVLDDPEDENLYMVFEFLKGGEVLEIPTDRPLDEKAAWLALRDVISGLEYLHYQKIIHRDVKPSNLLRTTDGVVKIADLGVSNEFNGQDDAFLTNSAGTPAFTPPESLSHKPGDDPYSGRRADIWSLGVTLYCLVIGKVPFHDNNILGVHHKIKTQPLSFPENCDISPELKDLVGKMLKKDPNERASLQEIKVHDWVTGFGLYPLPTEEENCELVEITDMDVDNSVRTVPKLDTLILVKSMLKNHSFLNPFHNLRTRLGVNGRSNSAPEVTFFDDSDSDNDFVID, from the exons ATGACAAAGGTGTGTTGTGTACCTGAAAAAGATTGTGACTCCTTtgcctttgaatttggaatgCAGCCCAATATCCCGTCAACTTTCAACATTCATTTCCATTCCGGGGAATGGCGTGAAAAGG CCACAAGCTCCTTTGGGAATGTGGAGACGACGCTAACTCGCTTAGCCAATAGGTTcaagcaaatcttgaaatTCGATTCCCAAGATGATGACGGTGAGATGGAAGAGAGACTGCCAGGGCGGGCCCATGCAATGGTCACTTCCTCCAACCCCTCCATCCACAAACCTTGGAAGCCCAAGTGGAAACAAAAGGGACAAGACGAATTGGGCCGCAATCCCCAGCCCTCCCCTTACCCAACGTGCTTGTTCACTCTCAATTCTTCCTCGTACGAAGATGAAAAGTCCTCGCTGTCTTTTTCTCAAACCTCGTTTTCCTCCTCCACTTCGTCCTCCTCATCTTGGTCCTCATCTTCCTACGAAGAACCAG GATCGTTCCCCTCATCCAACTCTTCGTCCACCGAGACCCCTCCGTGTAATCTTCATCAAAAGCGATCCATACGGGCTCCTCGCATCGGACAACTCCCAAG ACGAAGTGCCtttgatgatgctgatgatagTCATGATGTAATCCAGAGTCGGTCGGATGCTATCAAGCCAAATATTGACCTTCGGAATAAAGCTCCCGAGCTCCGTGATGCGGATCGTCGCTCGAGACCCAATCATGtggagcaacaacaaccacaacaactgAAGCCAGCTCCACAATGTAGAGCTTCAGCAACTCTGCCACATAAAG gaCCTGACCGTCTGGCAAATAATGAGCGGGGGTCCCTCTCCGGTCCTTCAAAAGCACAATCCACCTCATCAGTGTCGTCCATTAGTGGAATTGGTGGCGAGAGCACAGCAATTGGAACCATGGCATCGTCACAAGAATCGATCAGGCAACTCCAGAAAGGAACCTCGAACGAGAGGACCGCTGGCAATTTCGCTCAAACCTCAAAAACCTCGACACTCTCGAATTTCGCTTCGGTCATTGAGAGCACAAAAACCTTGAGCATAAACGATGAGCGTCAACGGAGTCCCACCAAGACGCCCCAGCCTTTAGGGTTCGTTCCCACTCCGGGTCGCAATCGGGCCCATCCCGGTGCCAACGCTCCATCCATCCCCTCCCCTGACGACGAGGACATGGTCAAGATCAATCCCAGAAAAGTGCCAATCCCTGCGAAATGCTCCTCTCAACTTCGACGCCTTATTCACTCACACAGCTTATGTCAGCCGCCCGTTCCCAATCCCGCTCCACCTCCTCCGGCTCAATCCCTCGTTCCCATGCCCCACAGTCCCAGTTTACCTGGGAAGCGAGCGAACGACGCGATTCGGCCCATTTTCCCACAGTTGCCTTATTCTCCGTACGCGAGTCCGAATTCCTCGCCCCGCGTCAAGCGTAAACCCCTTCGTGAAACCACTCGGGTCAATTCCATCACGGAGTCCACCGGAGAGTTTGTGCAACTCAATCAGTACAAACTTCACGAGTCTCTTGGTCAAGGTTCTTACGGTATTGTCAAGTTGGCCTACAACAAAGAGGACAACTCGCACTATGCCATGAAGATTCTGTCCAAAAAGAAGCTGAAGCGCCAAGGAGGACTCTTTTCCCGTGGCATTCCCAATCGGAAAGCTCCGGGAGGCGGCTCAAGGAAGATGGCTGAGGGCCCCTTGCAGAAAGTGTATCGGGAGATTGCCATCATGAAGAAGCTGGATCACCCCAACGTGGTCAAACTGGTGGAAGTGTTGGATGATCCCGAGGACGAGAATCTATATATGG tGTTTGAGTTTCTCAAGGGTGGTGAAGTGCTGGAAATACCGACCGATCGACCCTTGGATGAAAAAGCCGCTTGGTTAGCTCTCAGAGATGTGATATCTGGTCTGGAGTATCTTCATTATCAGAAAATTATTCACCGTGATGTTAAACCCAGTAATCTGCTGCGAACCACAGATGGAGTGGTCAAAATTGCAGATTTAGGAGTTAGCAATGAGTTCAATGGACAAGATGATGCGTTCCTGACGAATTCTGCCGGCACACCGGCTTTTACGCCTCCGGAAAGCTTATCCCATAAGCCCGGAGATGATCCATATTCGGGAAGG aGGGCTGATATTTGGTCTTTGGGAGTGACTTTGTATTGTCTGGTGATTGGAAAGGTCCCATTCCACGACAATAACATTCTTGGTGTTCATCACAAAATCAAAACGCAGCCCCTCTCGTTCCCCGAGAACTGCGACATTTCGCCAGAACTGAAGGACCTAGTTgggaaaatgctcaaaaaagaTCCCAATGAAAGAGCTAGTCTCCAAGAAATAAAG GTCCATGATTGGGTCACTGGCTTTGGGCTCTATCCTTTGCCCACAGAGGAAGAGAATTGCGAGTTGGTCGAAATCACGGACATGGATGTGGACAATTCAGTGCGAACCGTACCTAAACTGGACACATTGATCTTGGTCAAATCCATGCTAAAgaatcattcattcttgaatCCCTTTCACAATTTGCGAACTCGCTTGGGTGTCAATGGAAGATCCAATTCGGCGCCCGAGGTCACTTTCTTCGACGATAG TGATAGTGATAACGATTTTGTAATCGATTAA